GTGATCATGCCGCGGAACCAGTCGACGCCGGCAATGATGGCGATGCCTTCCAGCGGCAGGCCGAGGGACGGCATGAGCCCGGCAGAATGACCAGCGCGCCGCCGGGGACGGCGAGGGTTCCCATGCAGGCGAGAGTGGCCAGCATGACGACCTGAATCATCTGGGGCAGCGGCATGTCAATGTGAAAGAACTGGGCGATGAGCACGGCCGCGAGCGACAAGAACATGGCCTGTCCGGTGCTGTTCAGCACCATGCCCAGCGGGTTGACGAGGCCGGAAATCCTTTCGCTGACGCCCAGCTTGTTGACGCTGTCGTTCATCTTGGTGGGCAGCGAAATGGCCGAAGATGTGGTCGTCGCGGCGACGACGGTCATGTTGGCGAGTTTTGCGGCCAGCTTGAGCGGGTTCACTTGAACGTACGCTGCGGTGAACAGGATCATGACAACCATGATGATGGCGACGCCAAGCAGCATGCCGCCCAGGTATTTGGCCAGCGGGACGATGATCTGGAAGCCGAGGGATCCGGCAACCCATGCCATGAGCGCGCCGACGCCGAGAGGAGCCGTCTTCATGACGATTTTGATGATCCGCAGCACGGCGACGTTCAGCGCTTTGACGAAGTCCAGAATTTTCGTGTCGCCAGTCTCGGCGGAGATGAGGCTGATGGCGACGCCGAGCATCATGGCGAAGACGATGACCTGAATCATTGAGCCCTTGGCCATCGAGTCGATGATGTTGGTGGGGAAGAAGTTGGTGATGATGGTGGTAATGCTCTGCGTGTAGGGCTGAACGGTCTGTTCCAGCTGCATGGCCGGCAGGCCGACGCCGGGCTGAATAATGTAGCCGATGGCGAGCCTGAGAGCCGCGGCAATGAGGGTGGGAATCAGGAACCAGAGCGCGATTTTAAATCCGAGCTTGCCCAAGTCCTTGGGGTTGATTGACCCCACGGCTTCTGTGACTGCGCCGAGAATGATGATCGGCACGGACATTTGGATGAGCCGCAGGAAGATATCCCCGACGACTTTAATCGGCGCGATCGCCGGGCCGATAAAGTGCCCGAGGACCAATCCAAGAACGGTGGCAATCAAGATCTGGTTGGTGAGAGATACCTTCGGTTTCTTCGCGAAGGGGTTCATGATAGGGCCTCCTCGTGAGTTTAATTGTCAGTTTTAGACAATTTTATGTCAGAATAACATGTTTTTTTAACAAACTGTCAATTAATAATTGACAAATAATCTGGCATTTATTGTTTAAGAATAAGATAAGTCGGACTTGGCCTCGGCAGGGCGTTTTCGGTCTGGCGCGGGGCAGTCATCCCGTTGACCGGAGGTTTGGCCGCTTATCGCCGAGCCGTCGGCACGACAAAACGAGCCCCACAGGCCGGGACCTTCCGGCTCTGTGGGGCTCGTGGCGGGGCAGAATTTTTCTCTTCGGGTGCCGCGGCGGGTGTTACGGCTTAACGCCTGAGATATTTGCCTGTGACGCTGTGTTCGTTTTGGGCGATTTCTTCGGGGGTACCGCAGGCGACGATTTGGCCGCCGTCATCGCCGCCGCCCGGGCCCATGTCGATCACCCAGTCGGCGTTCCAGATCATGTCTAGGTCGTGTTCAATCACGATGACTGTGGCGCCGGAGTCAAGAAGCCGCTGGAAGACGCTCAGGAGCCGGGCCACGTCGAGCGGGTGAAGGCCGATGGTCGGCTCGTCGAAGACGAAGACGGTCCCTTCCTGCGGGTGGCCCATCTCTGCGGCCAGCTTGAGCCGCTGGGCTTCGCCGCCCGAAAGGGTCGGCGTGGCCTCGCCTAGGGTGAGGTACCCAAGCCCCACGTCGGAGAGGACTTTTAACCGGGCCTTCGCTTTTTTCACGTCCCGAAGCAGGTCGATTGCCTGGTCAACCGTCAGGCTCATCAGTTCGGGCAAGGAGACGCTCCGGTCGGTTTCGCTCTTCGGGCTGTAGCGTATCGCGTCGGCCTCCTTGCCGTAGCGGGATCCGCCGCAGTCCGGGCAGAGGATTTCCACGTCGGGCAGGAACTGCACGTCCAGCGTGATTTGGCCTGTCCCGTCGCAGCCGGGACAGCGCAGAGAGCCGGTGTTGTAGGAAAAATCGTTCATCCTGAGGTTTCGGGCTTTGGCTTCCGGGAGCGACGCGTAAAGGCGTCTCAGGTCGTCGAGCGCGCCGCTGTACGTCGCCACTGTAGAGCGGACGTTGATGCCGACGGGATTGGCGTCGATCAGGTGCACCCCCGAGATTCCCGGCGCGGTGACACTTTTGACATGGTCGGGGAGCCTGCCGCCGCCTATGGACGCCTGCAGGGCCGGAATGAGGCTTTCGAGGACGAGCGTGGTTTTGCCGGAACCTGAAACGCCGGTGACGGCCACGAGCCGGCCTTTGGGTATTTCCAAATCGAGGGCGCGGACCGTGTGAAGCGGTAGAGTGGAAAGGCTGATTCGCCCGCGCTCGAAGGCGGCTTTGCGTCCGACCCGTTGACGGAGGAGCGTTTGGGCCTTCTCGGAGAGGAACGGGGCGATGATCGAGTTGGGATTGGCTTCGATTTCCTCAACAGTT
This is a stretch of genomic DNA from Jonquetella anthropi DSM 22815. It encodes these proteins:
- a CDS encoding dicarboxylate/amino acid:cation symporter, whose translation is MNPFAKKPKVSLTNQILIATVLGLVLGHFIGPAIAPIKVVGDIFLRLIQMSVPIIILGAVTEAVGSINPKDLGKLGFKIALWFLIPTLIAAALRLAIGYIIQPGVGLPAMQLEQTVQPYTQSITTIITNFFPTNIIDSMAKGSMIQVIVFAMMLGVAISLISAETGDTKILDFVKALNVAVLRIIKIVMKTAPLGVGALMAWVAGSLGFQIIVPLAKYLGGMLLGVAIIMVVMILFTAAYVQVNPLKLAAKLANMTVVAATTTSSAISLPTKMNDSVNKLGVSERISGLVNPLGMVLNSTGQAMFLSLAAVLIAQFFHIDMPLPQMIQVVMLATLACMGTLAVPGGALVILPGSCRPSACRWKASPSLPASTGSAA